ggtgtgtgtcctCAACTCTCCTCCCCACTCGAACTTGTAgccttctctctgtgtgtgtgtgtgtgtgtgtcctctctgttcctcttctCCCTGCGTCTGTCCCGACTAGATCCAGGACTGTAGTATGCAAATCCCAAGGATCTGGCTCACAGGATGAGCCAATCAGAGACTGAGATGAGTGACATCATAAACGTTTTCTACTGATTAATTGATGACAGGAAAGTGTTCGAGAGATTTATGATTATGGGACGTAATTCTGACTTGAAATCCTCACCAATTCTCCCGTAAATATTCGACCACAAGTCTCCCGTTGACATTTCTGAATGATTTACCCAGAACTTTTGTTTCAGTTGTTTTTACTGCAAATCAGAATCAGACTCTTAAATTTCCAACTGAGGAATGTATTTAGTTTTTCTTCATTTGTGACTTCTCATGTTGCCTGGAGCTAGTGTGATAGATATATTTTTTTCGTTGGGAATCCCATTACATATATCCACTCCAGGAAGAGTGTCTGGTGAACCCtctctgtcacggccgtcgaatgaagaggaccaaggtgcagcgtggtgagtagtGACATAATCCCTTTTATTTAGAAatatgacgccaacaaaacaacaaacgaagaaaacgaccgtgaagcttaagggctatggcgccacaaacaaagacaactacccacacagaaaggagggaaaaagggctacctaagtatgattcctaatcagagacaacgatagacagctgtccctgattgagaaccacacccggctaaaaacatagaaatagaaagtCATAGAAACACAAAGCATAGAATGTAAACCaaaaaccaaatagagacattaaaaggctctctaaggtcagggcgtgacactctcaCACACGTCTGCCGTCTCCATGACGACGATTGGAGAGAGGCGCGAGAGACACTGGCAACACAGTGGATCACATTCTTATTACCGAAATATGAGCCATAAATGTGTGTCCCAAACtcacaccctattctctatatagtgcactacattagaccatgGGGCCCATAGGGACTAgggtgtgccatttgggaagcaatcCACAGCAGAGCTGTGTTTATACTTTATAAATCACCTCTACAAATACACATCCCACTCTTTAACAACAGATATTACACGGATATTACGttacttatttaaaaaaatatataaataaagaaTTGTTGATAGTGTATGTTCTTCTGCACCGCGTGAGGTTGTGTGGTGGGTTGGGATTATTGCAGCCGATTCAAGTTACACCGGACAATAAGGCAGGTTATGCTTCACGCTTCGTTTGGCTAGAGTCCTGCTGCCAGAAGCCTGGTTGAAGACAAAGGACTTCTATCCGCCGACGCCGGATCAGACGCCACCTTTTGTCAGGATGTCATAATGTAGGTATGTCCAACAGGTAGACACCTGGAAACACCTGCTGTTCACTTTGGATTGgatatttcacttgctttgtcgATTTTTTATTGaaccgaaagagagagagagagagagagagagagagagagagagcgagagagacggagagagagagacagagagagagagagagagagagagagagagagagagagagagagagagagagagagagagagagagagagagagagagagagagagagagagagagagagagagagagagagagagagaatggtctGATGGTTCCTGATAGGTCTAGCTCCTAGGAACACAACTGAAAGGCAAACATTATGTATCAGACAGGCCAGCTGGGCAAACAGAGACAGGTCAGCTGGGCAAACAGAGACAGGTCAGCTAGGCAAACAGAGACAGGCCAGCTAGGCAAACAGAGACAGGCCAGCTGGGCAAACAGAGACAGGCCATTTAGGGCAAACAGAGACAGGTCAGCTGGGCAAACAGAGACAGGTCAGCTAGGCAAACAGAGACAGGTCAGCTAGGCAAACAGAGACAGGTCAGCTAGGCAAACAGAGACAGGCCAGCTAGGCAAACAGAGACAGGCCAGCTGGGCAAACAGAGACAGACCAGCTAGGCAAACAGAGACAGGCCAGCTAGGCAAACAGAGACAGGCCAGCTGGGCAAACAGAGACAGGTCAGCTGGGCAAACAGAGACAGGTCAGCTAGGCAAACAGAGACAGGTCAGCTGGACAAACAGAGACAGGCCAGCTAGGCAAACAGAGACAGGTCAGCTGGGCAAACAGAGACAGGCCAGCTAGGCAAACAGAGACAGGTCAGCTGGACAAACAGAAACAGGTCAGCTGGGCAAACAGAGACAGACCAGCTGgacaaacagagacaggtcaGCTAGGCAAACAGAGACAGGCCAGCTGGGCAAACAGAGACAGGTTAGCTAGGCAAACAGAGACAGGCTAGCTAGGCAAACAGAGACAGGCCAGCTGGGCAAACATCTTGTATGTAAAACAGACAATGACAACAGGGCCAGCAGTATTCATGAGACAGGATGCTGCTTGGCAACCCTGTAGTGATACGATCTGTGTGTCAAGTGgctccatattccctatatagtgcactactttagaccagagccctatggcaccctattccctatgtagtgccctacttttgacccggCGCGTATATAGGAAGTTCAAATCAGATGACCTGATAAAAGACAATGACATCAGCAGGGCAGAACAGATAAGAACCAAGTCATCATATTAAATTGTGTTTAAGCAGTTGctggtcatgtgtgtgtgtgtgtgtgtgtgtgtgtgtgtgtgtgtgtgtgtgtgtgtgtgtgtgtgtgtgtgtgtgtgtgtgtgtgtgtgtgtgtgtgtgtgtgtgtgtgtgtgtattcccttCTTCTCTATGTGCCTTCAAGTGTGCATGTGACAATTATTGTAAACGATGCCAATCCAACCCCGATGCCCCTAGCTGCCTCGATGCCCCTAGCTGCCCCGATGCCCCTAGCTGCCCCGATGCCCCTAGCTGCCCCGATGCCCCTAGCTGCCCCGATGCCCCTAGCTGCCCCGATGCCCCTAGCTGCCCCGATGCCCCTAGCTGCTCCGATGCCCCTAGCTGCCCAGATGCCCCTAGCTGCCCCGATGCCCCTAGCTGCCCCGATGCCCCTAGCTGCTCCTATGCCCCTAGCTGCCCCGATGCCCCTAGCTGCTCCTATGCCCCTAGCTACCCCTATGCCCCTAGCTTCCCCTATGCCCCTAGCTGCCCCGATGCCCCTAGCTGCCCCTATGCCCCTAGCTGCCCCGATGCCCCTAGCTTCCCCTATGCCCCTAGCTACCCCGATGCCCCTAGCTACCCCGATGCCCCTAGCTACCCCGATGCCCCTAGCTGCCCCTATGCCCCTAGCTGCCCCGATGCCCCTAGCTACCCCGATGCCCCTAGCTACCCCGATGCCCCTAGCTGCCCCTATGCCCCTAGCTGCCCCGAGGCCCCTAGCTTCCCCTATGTCCCTAGCTACCCCGATGCCCCTAGCTGCCCCTATGCCCCTAGCTGCCCCGATGCCCCTAGCTGCCCCGATGCCCCTAGCTGCTCCTATGCCCCTAGCTGCCCCGATGCCCCTAGCTGCCCCGATGCCCCTAGCTGCCCCTATGCCCCTAGCTGCCCCTATGCCCCTAGCTGCCCCGATGCCCCTAGCTGCCCCGATGCCCCTAGCTGCCCCGAGGCCCCTAGCTTCCCCTATGCCCCTAGCTGCCCCTATGCCCCTAGCTGCCCCTATGCCCCTAGCTGCCCCGATGTCCCTAGCTGCCCCGATGCCCCTAGCTGCCCCGATGCCCCTAGCTTCCCCGATGCCCCTAGCTGCCCCGATGTCCCTAGCTGCCCCGATGCCCCTAGCTGCCCCGATGTCCCTAGCTGCCCCGATGCCCCTAGCTGCCCCGATGCCCCTAGCTGCCCCGATGCCCCTAGCTGCCCCTATGCCCCTAGCTGCCCCTATGTCCCTAGCTGCCCCGATGCCCCTAGCTGCCCCGATGCCCCTAGCTTCCCCGATGCCCCTAGCTTCCCCGATGCCCCTAGCTGCCCCTATGCCCCTAGCTGCCCCGATGCCCCTAGCTTCCCCGATGCCCCTAGCTGCCCCGAGGCCCCTAGCTGCCCCTATGCCCCTAGCTGCCCCGATGCCCCTAGCTGCCCCGATGCCCCTAGCTGCCCCTATGCCCCTAGCTGCCCCGATGCCCCTAGCTGCCCCTATGCCCCTAGCTGCCCCTATGCCCCTAGCTGCCCCTATGCCCCTAGCTGCCCCTATGCCCCTAGCTGCCCCTATGCCCCTAGCTGCCCCGATGCCCCTAGCTGCCCCTATGCCCCTAGCTGCCCCTATGCCCCTAGCTGCCCCGATGCCCCTAGCTACCCCTATGCCCTAGCTGCCCCGATGCCCCTAGCTGCCCCTATGCCCCTAGCTGCCCCTATGCCCCTAGCTGCCCCTATGCCCCTAGCTGCCCCTATGCCCCTAGCTGCCCCTATGCCCCTAGCTGCCCCTATGCCCCTAGCTGCCCCTATGCCCCTAGCTGCCCCGATGCCCCTAGCTGCCCCTATGCCCCTAGCTGCCCCGATGCCCCTAGCTGCCCCGATGCCCTAGCTGCCCCTATGCCCCTAGCTGCCCCTATGCCCCTAGCTGCCCCTATGCCCCTAGCTGCCCCGATGCCCCTAGCTGCCCCGATGCCCCTAGCTGCCCCGATGCCCTAGCTGCCCCTATGCCCCTAGCTGCCCCTATGCC
The nucleotide sequence above comes from Salvelinus namaycush isolate Seneca unplaced genomic scaffold, SaNama_1.0 Scaffold2238, whole genome shotgun sequence. Encoded proteins:
- the LOC120038518 gene encoding leucine-rich repeat extensin-like protein 5, whose amino-acid sequence is CLDAPSCPDAPSCPDAPSCPDAPSCPDAPSCPDAPSCPDAPSCSDAPSCPDAPSCPDAPSCPDAPSCSYAPSCPDAPSCSYAPSYPYAPSFPYAPSCPDAPSCPYAPSCPDAPSFPYAPSYPDAPSYPDAPSYPDAPSCPYAPSCPDAPSYPDAPSYPDAPSCPYAPSCPEAPSFPYVPSYPDAPSCPYAPSCPDAPSCPDAPSCSYAPSCPDAPSCPDAPSCPYAPSCPYAPSCPDAPSCPDAPSCPEAPSFPYAPSCPYAPSCPYAPSCPDVPSCPDAPSCPDAPSFPDAPSCPDVPSCPDAPSCPDVPSCPDAPSCPDAPSCPDAPSCPYAPSCPYVPSCPDAPSCPDAPSFPDAPSFPDAPSCPYAPSCPDAPSFPDAPSCPEAPSCPYAPSCPDAPSCPDAPSCPYAPSCPDAPSCPYAPSCPYAPSCPYAPSCPYAPSCPYAPSCPDAPSCPYAPSCPYAPSCPDAPSYPYALAAPMPLAAPMPLAAPMPLAAPMPLAAPMPLAAPMPLAAPMPLAAPMPLAAPMPLAAPMPLAAPMPLAAPMP